The proteins below are encoded in one region of Nocardioides marmorisolisilvae:
- the leuA gene encoding 2-isopropylmalate synthase: protein MTQQPRPQEAHPANTQRPGGMPIHRYRPFPPIDLPDRTWPSRTITHAPRWLSTDLRDGNQALIDPMTPARKMKMFDLLVKMGYKEIEVGFPSASETDFAFVRQLVEQDRVPEDVTISVLTQAREDLIERTTQSLVGVHHANIHLYNALAPLFRRVVFRASTDEIKDIAVQGTRMVMKHAEANLDATVIGYEYSPEIFTSTELPFSVEVCEAVSDVWQPDDGREIILNLPATVEVATPNVYADQIEWFSRQLTRRENTVISLHPHNDRGTAVAATELAMMAGADRVEGCLFGHGERTGNVDLVTLGMNLFSQGIEPMVDFSEIDEIRRTVEYCTQLPVHPRHPYAGDLVYTAFSGSHQDAIKKGLEALEQEASDAGHPVEEHPWEAPYLPIDPKDVGRTYEAVIRVNSQSGKGGVAYILKSEHKLDLPRRLQIEFSGAVQRHTDDEGGEMSPDEIWQAFRAEYLDRESPLKLNSVHTSSAAGEKDALSVNVYVDGELKSLQGIGNGPIEAFVNALNELAAAEQERGNAAYDHRGDLRVLDYAEHALSSGGDALAAAYVECAVGGEIRWGVGVDANIVTASLKAVISAVNRGR, encoded by the coding sequence ATGACCCAGCAGCCCCGGCCCCAAGAGGCCCACCCCGCGAACACCCAGCGTCCCGGCGGGATGCCCATCCACCGCTACCGGCCGTTCCCGCCGATCGACCTGCCTGACCGGACCTGGCCGTCGCGCACGATCACCCACGCGCCGCGCTGGCTCTCCACCGACCTGCGCGACGGCAACCAGGCGCTGATCGACCCGATGACGCCGGCCCGCAAGATGAAGATGTTCGACCTCCTCGTGAAGATGGGCTACAAGGAGATCGAGGTCGGCTTCCCGTCGGCCAGCGAGACCGACTTCGCCTTCGTCCGCCAGCTCGTAGAGCAGGACCGCGTTCCCGAGGACGTCACGATCTCGGTGCTCACCCAGGCCCGTGAGGACCTGATCGAGCGCACCACCCAGTCGCTGGTCGGCGTGCACCACGCCAACATCCATCTCTACAACGCGCTGGCTCCGCTCTTCCGGCGCGTGGTCTTCCGAGCGAGCACCGACGAGATCAAGGACATCGCCGTCCAGGGCACCCGGATGGTGATGAAGCACGCCGAGGCCAACCTCGATGCCACCGTCATCGGCTACGAGTACTCCCCGGAGATCTTCACCTCCACGGAGCTGCCGTTCAGCGTCGAGGTGTGCGAGGCCGTCAGCGACGTCTGGCAGCCCGACGACGGGCGCGAGATCATCCTCAACCTGCCCGCCACCGTCGAGGTCGCCACGCCCAACGTGTACGCCGACCAGATCGAGTGGTTCTCCCGCCAGCTGACCCGCCGGGAGAACACCGTGATCAGCCTGCACCCGCACAACGACCGCGGTACGGCGGTGGCGGCGACCGAGCTGGCGATGATGGCCGGCGCCGACCGCGTCGAGGGGTGCCTGTTCGGCCACGGCGAGCGGACCGGCAACGTCGACCTGGTGACCCTGGGGATGAACCTGTTCAGCCAGGGCATCGAGCCGATGGTCGACTTCTCCGAGATCGACGAGATCCGTCGTACCGTCGAGTACTGCACACAGCTGCCGGTGCACCCTCGACACCCGTACGCCGGCGACCTCGTCTACACCGCCTTCTCCGGATCGCACCAGGACGCGATCAAGAAGGGGTTGGAAGCACTTGAGCAGGAGGCCAGCGACGCCGGCCACCCGGTCGAGGAGCACCCCTGGGAGGCGCCCTACCTGCCGATCGACCCCAAGGACGTGGGCCGCACCTACGAGGCGGTGATCCGGGTCAACAGCCAGTCCGGCAAGGGCGGGGTGGCCTACATCCTCAAGTCCGAGCACAAGCTGGATCTGCCGCGCAGGCTGCAGATCGAGTTCAGCGGGGCCGTGCAGCGGCACACCGACGACGAGGGCGGCGAGATGTCGCCCGACGAGATCTGGCAGGCGTTCCGCGCGGAGTACCTCGATCGGGAGTCGCCGCTGAAGCTGAACTCCGTGCACACCTCCAGCGCGGCAGGCGAGAAGGACGCGCTCTCGGTCAACGTCTACGTCGACGGTGAGCTGAAGTCCCTGCAGGGCATCGGCAACGGCCCGATCGAGGCGTTCGTCAATGCTCTCAACGAGTTGGCCGCCGCGGAGCAGGAGCGCGGCAACGCGGCGTACGACCATCGCGGGGATCTCCGCGTGCTCGACTACGCCGAGCACGCCCTGTCATCGGGTGGCGACGCGCTGGCCGCGGCGTACGTCGAGTGTGCGGTCGGTGGCGAGATCCGGTGGGGCGTGGGTGTGGACGCCAACATCGTGACGGCCTCGCTCAAGGCCGTGATCTCGGCGGTCAACCGGGGGCGCTGA
- a CDS encoding GNAT family N-acetyltransferase translates to METELCVLTPDDWELWREVRLRALADAPDAFGSTLAREQAYGEDDWREWLNEPAVVALEDGAAVACGALFANRPGYAAVVAMWVAPDLRGRGLSRRVLDVLVDWAGARGLRVELGVNRLNPVARAAYLAYGFAPTPRCHPLRDGSDKICDVLELDAPARVLARIEQYYDEVPRLEADARDAGPFTLFVRRGTGHPYYARPGLGRTAFEAEDIARVLDLQRTLGVPRALEWVDEVTPGLRAAVIEAGHRPRLHPLLVLGDLSPAPPMQPTASCSVLAADDPRLAEIFGAVSAGFAERDEVAIHEIGARAEAIAAGRLVIVGAFAPDGRAVGGGSTSPRGTVTELAGIAVLPRARRRGTGAALTRALVGAAHDAGCRTVFLSAADDAACRTYERIGFRRAATACVLEPDA, encoded by the coding sequence GTGGAGACCGAGTTGTGCGTGCTGACCCCGGACGACTGGGAGCTGTGGCGCGAGGTCCGGCTGCGCGCGCTCGCCGACGCGCCGGACGCGTTCGGGTCGACCCTGGCCCGCGAGCAGGCGTACGGCGAGGACGACTGGCGGGAGTGGCTGAACGAGCCCGCCGTGGTGGCGCTCGAGGACGGGGCTGCCGTCGCGTGCGGGGCGCTGTTCGCCAACCGGCCCGGCTACGCCGCGGTGGTCGCGATGTGGGTGGCCCCCGACCTTCGCGGTCGCGGGCTCTCGCGCCGGGTCCTCGACGTGCTCGTCGACTGGGCCGGCGCGCGAGGCCTGCGGGTGGAGCTCGGGGTCAACCGGCTCAACCCCGTGGCGCGCGCGGCCTACCTCGCCTACGGCTTCGCCCCGACCCCACGCTGCCACCCGCTGCGCGACGGCAGCGACAAGATCTGCGACGTGCTGGAGCTCGACGCGCCGGCCAGAGTGCTGGCGCGCATCGAGCAGTACTACGACGAGGTGCCGCGACTGGAGGCCGATGCCCGCGACGCGGGCCCGTTCACGCTGTTCGTGCGCCGAGGCACCGGCCACCCGTACTACGCCCGCCCGGGTCTCGGCCGGACCGCCTTCGAGGCCGAGGACATCGCCAGGGTGCTCGACCTGCAACGGACTCTCGGCGTGCCTCGCGCCCTCGAGTGGGTCGACGAGGTCACCCCCGGACTTCGCGCTGCGGTCATCGAGGCCGGTCACCGGCCGAGGCTGCACCCGCTGCTGGTGCTGGGCGACCTCTCGCCCGCCCCGCCGATGCAGCCGACAGCGTCCTGTTCGGTGCTGGCCGCCGACGACCCGCGCCTCGCCGAGATCTTCGGCGCCGTCAGCGCCGGTTTCGCGGAACGGGACGAGGTCGCCATCCACGAGATCGGTGCACGCGCCGAGGCGATCGCCGCCGGCCGGCTGGTGATCGTCGGTGCCTTCGCTCCCGACGGGCGCGCTGTCGGCGGTGGCTCCACCTCGCCGCGCGGCACCGTCACGGAGCTGGCCGGCATCGCGGTGCTGCCCCGGGCGCGGCGCCGGGGCACCGGAGCCGCACTCACCCGTGCCCTGGTCGGAGCAGCGCACGACGCCGGCTGCCGGACCGTCTTCCTATCGGCCGCCGACGACGCGGCCTGCCGCACCTACGAGCGGATCGGCTTCCGGCGCGCGGCGACGGCGTGCGTCCTCGAGCCCGATGCCTGA
- a CDS encoding alpha/beta fold hydrolase — MSLVSERIGQLFFDDHRLEYTEYGGGDRWVVLVHGELMSRRMHQPLARRLAADGHHVVTLDLLGHGRSDRPDDPAAYSVTAFAEQVVVLLDELGAERAVVGGTSLGANVALEVAVLAPDRVAGLLLEMPVLDNAVEAGIVAFVPLLFVSRLAPFAVRGVRLLARAVPRGVVPFWVGIGLDALSQRPRPMAAAIHGVLFGRIAPPARLRRTIDVPALVVGHRHDPVHPAADAIMVADELPAATFVEAHDVLEWRRHPERLDAVALDFAARCWSADRGSARVQRT, encoded by the coding sequence ATGAGCCTTGTCTCCGAGCGCATCGGTCAGCTCTTCTTCGACGACCACCGGCTCGAGTACACCGAGTACGGCGGCGGCGACCGCTGGGTGGTGCTGGTCCACGGCGAGCTGATGTCGCGCAGGATGCACCAGCCGCTGGCGCGCAGGCTCGCTGCCGACGGTCACCACGTCGTCACCCTCGACCTGCTCGGCCACGGCAGGTCCGATCGGCCTGACGACCCGGCCGCCTACTCGGTGACGGCCTTCGCCGAGCAGGTGGTCGTGCTGCTGGATGAGTTGGGGGCGGAGCGGGCGGTGGTCGGTGGCACCTCCCTGGGGGCCAACGTCGCGCTCGAGGTGGCTGTGCTGGCCCCGGACAGGGTCGCGGGGCTGCTGCTCGAGATGCCGGTTCTGGACAACGCGGTCGAGGCGGGGATCGTCGCGTTCGTGCCCTTGCTGTTCGTCTCGCGGCTGGCGCCGTTCGCGGTCCGCGGCGTGCGACTGCTGGCCCGCGCGGTGCCGCGAGGGGTGGTGCCGTTCTGGGTCGGCATCGGCCTGGATGCCCTCAGCCAGCGGCCACGACCGATGGCGGCGGCGATCCACGGGGTGCTGTTCGGCCGGATCGCACCGCCTGCGCGGCTGCGCCGGACGATCGACGTCCCTGCGCTGGTCGTGGGCCACCGGCACGACCCGGTGCACCCCGCGGCCGACGCGATCATGGTCGCCGACGAGCTGCCGGCGGCGACCTTCGTGGAGGCGCACGACGTCCTCGAGTGGCGTCGGCACCCCGAACGGCTGGACGCGGTCGCCCTCGACTTCGCCGCCCGTTGCTGGTCCGCCGACCGTGGCTCGGCGCGGGTGCAGCGCACCTAA
- a CDS encoding sensor histidine kinase, producing MRRPDAEAVFRMLASQRADPRPAQLALLLPVAIDLGFRFGGAWPDAYDVAAFLGWALVALATVGAALVGMHRLPASLSVALPVLDIVALGLLRLDTSSPVAIALVIPAVWLGLQFQARGVWIALVATALSMLVPGLITSGATLINAARAVQMLVTVGLCSSLVALVTDSWTRQRSVLEQSQRRAAEALTALTMQRRIQEAVLTTVDVGLVSIDAEGRYTSMNPRHLEFMALAYPEGHDGLAGQLGAVYDEDGVTALADSARMPSSRAARGEEFEDQLIWVGADPAERRALAVSSRSVRDGDGRFAGAVLAYHDVTDLIRALRARQDFVASVSHELRTPLTSIVGYLDVVRDDIEGVPDQARGYLDTAARNAERLIRLVSDLLQVGQHDAGVSLELAPVELADAVRECVDTCRVRAAEAGVVLELDAPPSLRMPGDGHRLRQVVDNLVANALKYSRAGDEIRVSLDASEGEVRLSVRDTGIGIAPDELEHLFTRFYRAREAHRLAIQGAGLGLSICKEIVEAHGGSITVASELGVGTEFVVRLPLDAGVRAAS from the coding sequence ATGCGTCGACCCGACGCCGAGGCGGTCTTCCGCATGCTGGCCAGCCAGCGTGCGGACCCGAGGCCTGCCCAGCTCGCCTTGCTGCTGCCGGTGGCGATCGACCTCGGGTTCCGGTTCGGTGGCGCCTGGCCCGACGCCTACGACGTCGCGGCGTTCCTCGGCTGGGCGCTGGTCGCGCTGGCCACGGTGGGTGCTGCCCTGGTCGGCATGCACCGCCTGCCCGCGTCGCTCTCGGTGGCGCTGCCGGTCCTCGACATCGTCGCCCTCGGCCTGCTCCGGCTGGACACCTCCTCCCCGGTGGCGATCGCACTGGTGATCCCTGCTGTCTGGCTGGGTCTCCAGTTCCAGGCGCGGGGCGTGTGGATCGCGCTCGTGGCGACGGCCCTGAGCATGCTGGTCCCGGGTCTGATCACCTCGGGCGCGACCCTGATCAACGCTGCGCGCGCCGTGCAGATGCTCGTCACCGTCGGACTGTGCTCGTCCCTGGTGGCGCTCGTCACCGACAGCTGGACCAGACAGCGCAGCGTGCTCGAGCAGTCCCAGCGGCGCGCGGCCGAGGCGCTGACCGCACTGACCATGCAGCGTCGCATCCAGGAGGCGGTGCTGACCACCGTCGACGTGGGCCTGGTGTCGATCGATGCCGAGGGCCGCTACACGAGCATGAACCCGCGCCACCTCGAGTTCATGGCGCTGGCCTACCCCGAGGGCCACGACGGGCTGGCCGGCCAGCTCGGCGCCGTGTACGACGAGGACGGGGTCACCGCCCTGGCCGACTCCGCCCGGATGCCCTCGTCCCGGGCAGCCCGCGGCGAAGAGTTCGAGGACCAGCTCATCTGGGTCGGTGCCGATCCCGCTGAGCGTCGCGCCCTCGCCGTCTCCTCCCGTTCGGTGCGCGACGGTGACGGTCGATTCGCCGGCGCTGTGCTTGCGTACCACGACGTGACCGACCTGATCCGGGCGCTCCGTGCCCGCCAGGACTTCGTCGCGAGCGTGTCCCACGAGCTGCGCACGCCGCTCACGTCCATCGTCGGATACCTCGACGTGGTGCGTGACGACATCGAGGGCGTGCCCGACCAGGCGCGCGGCTACCTGGACACGGCGGCCCGCAACGCCGAGCGACTGATCCGGCTGGTCAGCGACCTGTTGCAGGTCGGCCAGCACGATGCCGGCGTCTCCCTCGAGCTCGCTCCGGTCGAACTTGCCGACGCCGTTCGCGAGTGCGTCGACACGTGCCGGGTCAGAGCGGCTGAGGCCGGTGTCGTGCTCGAGCTCGACGCCCCGCCGTCGCTGCGGATGCCCGGCGACGGTCACCGGCTCCGGCAGGTCGTGGACAACCTGGTAGCGAACGCGCTGAAGTACAGCCGTGCGGGCGACGAGATCCGGGTCAGCCTCGACGCGAGCGAGGGCGAGGTACGGCTCTCGGTTCGCGACACCGGCATCGGGATCGCCCCCGACGAGCTCGAGCACCTCTTCACCCGCTTCTACCGGGCCCGCGAGGCGCACCGTCTCGCCATCCAGGGCGCCGGACTGGGGCTGTCGATCTGCAAGGAGATCGTCGAGGCGCACGGAGGGTCGATCACGGTCGCTAGTGAGCTCGGGGTGGGCACCGAGTTCGTCGTACGGCTGCCGCTCGATGCCGGCGTGCGTGCCGCGAGTTGA
- the recO gene encoding DNA repair protein RecO, translated as MPLYSDEGVVLRTRKLAEADRIITLLTRQHGVVRAVAKGVRRTSSKFGSRLEPFTHVDLQLAQGRNLDTITQAVTRDPFGSVIGGDYDRYTAASVMLETAERLVPEEREPSLQQYLLLVGGLRAMAAGQHRPGDVLASFLLRSLSVAGWAPSFDGCARCGLEGPHTAFHPAAGGMLCAGCRMPGAARPAPETVALLGALLAGDWPVVDVAELRHRREARGLVTAYLNWHLERSLRSLPFAAE; from the coding sequence GTGCCCCTCTACAGCGACGAAGGCGTGGTGCTGCGCACCCGCAAGCTCGCCGAGGCGGACCGGATCATCACGCTGCTGACCCGCCAGCACGGCGTGGTCCGCGCGGTCGCCAAGGGAGTACGGCGTACCAGCTCGAAGTTCGGATCCCGGCTCGAGCCGTTCACCCACGTCGACCTGCAGCTGGCGCAGGGGCGCAACCTGGACACGATCACCCAGGCGGTGACCCGCGATCCGTTCGGGTCGGTGATCGGCGGCGACTACGACCGCTACACGGCCGCCAGCGTGATGCTCGAGACGGCCGAGAGGTTGGTGCCCGAGGAGCGGGAGCCGTCGTTGCAGCAGTACCTCCTGCTGGTCGGCGGACTGCGCGCGATGGCCGCGGGCCAGCACCGGCCCGGGGACGTGCTCGCGTCGTTCCTGCTGCGCTCCCTCTCGGTCGCGGGCTGGGCGCCGTCGTTCGACGGTTGCGCGCGTTGCGGCCTCGAGGGTCCGCACACGGCGTTCCACCCGGCGGCCGGCGGGATGCTCTGCGCCGGCTGCCGGATGCCCGGCGCCGCCCGTCCGGCACCCGAGACCGTCGCGCTGCTCGGGGCCCTGCTGGCCGGGGACTGGCCGGTGGTCGACGTCGCCGAGCTGCGCCACCGTCGCGAGGCGCGTGGCCTGGTGACGGCCTACCTGAACTGGCATCTCGAGCGCAGCCTGCGCTCGCTGCCGTTCGCCGCCGAGTAG